From a region of the Phaseolus vulgaris cultivar G19833 chromosome 6, P. vulgaris v2.0, whole genome shotgun sequence genome:
- the LOC137833583 gene encoding L-type lectin-domain containing receptor kinase IX.1-like, with protein sequence MGNGGFSTLSLVLCYAMLTVSFLPPTNPLTFSYSHFWEDDARLQLQGDAEVSRSEIQVTYNGEGQSNSYSVGRVTPLENMQLWDMSSGKLADFTTQFNFSVYSDEALYGDGLAFFLADPELPLLNNITEGGGLGLVDGGQVLNSTHHSFVALEFDTFQNPWDPEDPHVGMNFNSMESNITVPWLADMSTNDSYSCSIEYNSTTLSLSVSFSGYNYQKGGRVENSFSYQVDLRKHLPERVMVGFSAATGDLFENHILKSWSFSSTLQISHSSDGNNKVVEWLGIGMGLVVLLGLLGLSCFLIWRRIKGKGEILELDLQMDDEFQKGIGPKRFRYNELESATNKFSESEKLGQGGFGSVYRGFLKDLNSYVAIKRVSRESKQGVKEYATEVKIISQLRHKNLVQLLGWCHREKDLLLVYEFMPNGSLDFHLYGKGFLTWPIRYNIALGLASALLYLQEEWEKCVLHRDIKSSNIMLDSSFNAKLGDFGLARLVDHEKGSQTTFIAGTRGYIAPEYVTTGKAYKESDIYSFGVVLLEIASGRKPIDLSAKEGKVTVVEWAWELYELGEIVEVADPKLCGEFDEEEMERLVAIGLWCAHPNYRFRPSVMQVIQMLKFEAELPTLPKFLPLQNFYPLTVKAIFSSPSNTLFKEDFL encoded by the exons ATGGGGAATGGAGGTTTTAGCACACTAAGTCTTGTGTTGTGCTATGCAATGCTAACAGTTTCATTCCTTCCTCCTACAAATCCACTAACGTTCAGCTACTCCCACTTTTGGGAAGATGATGCAAGGCTGCAACTGCAAGGAGACGCAGAAGTTTCACGTTCAGAAATCCAAGTCACATATAACGGGGAAGGCCAAAGCAACAGTTACAGTGTTGGACGTGTCACACCTCTTGAAAACATGCAGCTATGGGATATGAGTTCTGGGAAACTCGCAGACTTCACTACTCAATTTAACTTCTCTGTTTATTCAGATGAAGCTCTGTATGGAGATGGGTTGGCATTCTTCTTGGCGGATCCTGAGCTTCCCCTTTTGAATAACATCACAGAAGGGGGTGGTCTTGGCCTTGTGGATGGTGGCCAAGTGTTGAACTCAACTCACCACTCATTTGTGGCACTGGAGTTTGACACCTTCCAAAATCCATGGGACCCTGAAGACCCTCATGTGGGTATGAATTTCAACTCTATGGAGTCCAACATAACTGTGCCATGGCTAGCTGATATGTCAACTAATGATTCTTACAGTTGTAGCATTGAGTACAATTCCACCACTCTTAGTTTAAGTGTTTCTTTCAGTGGCTACAATTACCAAAAAGGTGGTCGAGTAGAAAATAGCTTTTCATACCAAGTTGATTTGAGAAAGCACTTACCAGAGAGGGTTATGGTTGGGTTCTCAGCAGCTACGGGAGACTTGTTTGAGAACCATATTCTGAAGTCATGGTCTTTTAGTTCAACCTTACAAATTAGTCATAGTTCTGATGGTAATAACAAAGTAGTTGAGTGGCTAGGAATTGGGATGGGTTTGGTGGTTTTGTTAGGATTGTTAGGATTGTCCTGTTTTCTGATCTGGAGAAGGATCAAAGGAAAGGGAGAAATCTTGGAACTTGATCTACAAATGGATGATGAATTCCAAAAGGGAATAGGACCCAAGAGGTTTCGCTACAATGAACTTGAAAGTGCAACAAATAAATTTTCAG AGTCAGAGAAGCTGGGACAAGGTGGCTTCGGCAGCGTCTATAGGGGTTTTCTGAAGGATCTAAACTCCTATGTTGCTATCAAGAGGGTATCAAGAGAGTCTAAGCAGGGGGTAAAGGAATATGCTACTGAAGTTAAGATCATTAGCCAGTTGAGGCACAAGAATCTGGTGCAACTCCTTGGTTGGTGCCACAGAGAAAAAGATCTCCTTCTTGTGTATGAATTCATGCCAAATGGAAGCTTGGATTTCCATTTATATGGGAAGGGGTTCTTGACATGGCCAATAAGGTATAACATAGCTCTAGGCCTGGCTTCAGCATTGCTATACCTGCAAGAAGAGTGGGAAAAATGTGTTCTTCACAGGGACATAAAATCAAGCAACATAATGTTGGATTCAAGTTTCAATGCTAAGCTTGGTGACTTTGGTTTGGCTAGGTTGGTGGATCATGAGAAAGGGTCACAAACAACATTTATAGCTGGGACAAGAGGGTACATTGCACCAGAATATGTGACTACAGGGAAAGCTTATAAGGAATCTGACATATACAGTTTTGGGGTAGTTTTGTTGGAGATAGCAAGTGGAAGAAAGCCCATAGACCTAAGTGCCAAGGAGGGGAAGGTAACAGTGGTAGAGTGGGCTTGGGAGTTGTATGAATTGGGAGAGATAGTTGAAGTAGCAGACCCAAAACTGTGTGGAGAATTTGATGAGGAGGAAATGGAAAGGTTGGTGGCTATAGGGCTTTGGTGTGCTCATCCAAACTACAGATTCAGGCCTTCTGtgatgcaagttatccaaatgCTTAAATTTGAAGCTGAATTGCCAACTCTCCCAAAGTTCTTGCCACTCCAAAACTTCTATCCTTTAACAGTAAAAGCAATTTTTTCATCTCCTTCAAACACTCTGTTTAAGGAGGATTTTTTGTAG
- the LOC137832738 gene encoding probable cinnamyl alcohol dehydrogenase 1 isoform X1, whose product MGDVIVLRNKIKNKRAIYFTSSSIGLVLWILTQTHHRKIMSSKGGDEQCLGWAARDASGVLSPYKFSRRNLGTEDVHIKITHCGVCYADVVWTRNKHGDSKYPVVPGHEIAGIVTKVGTNVHSFKVGDHVGVGTYVNSCRDCEYCNEKQEVLCSKGSVFTFNGVDFDGTITKGGYSSYIVVHERYCFTIPKGYPLASAAPLLCAGVTVYSPMVRHKMNQPGKSLGVIGLGGLGHMAVKFGKAFGLSVTIFSTSISKKEEALSLLGADKFVLSSNQEEMRALAKSLDFIIDTASGDHPFDPYMSLLKPYGVFVLVGFPSEVKFSPASLNIGSKTVAGSITGGTKDTQEMIDFCAANDIHPSIEVIPIEYANEALERLINRDVKYRFVIDIENSLKEN is encoded by the exons ATGGGTGATGTAAttgttttaagaaataaaataaaaaataaaagggcaATTTATTTTACATCTTCATCCATTGGTTTGGTTTTGTGGATCCTTACTCAAACACACCACAG AAAGATTATGAGTTCCAAAGGTGGTGATGAACAGTGCCTGGGATGGGCAGCAAGAGATGCATCCGGAGTTCTATCACCTTACAAATTCAGTCGCAG GAATCTTGGGACTGAAGATGTTCATATTAAGATTACACACTGTGGTGTTTGCTACGCTGATGTAGTTTGGACAAGGAATAAACACGGCGACTCAAAGTATCCTGTTGTGCCTGG TCATGAGATTGCAGGGATTGTGACAAAGGTTGGCACTAATGTCCACAGTTTCAAGGTTGGTGACCATGTTGGAGTGGGGACTTATGTCAACTCGTGTAGGGATTGTGAGTATTGTAACGAAAAACAAGAAGTTCTTTGTAGCAAGGGATCAGTTTTCACTTTTAATGGTGTTGATTTTGATGGTACAATAACAAAAGGAGGATACTCAAGTTACATAGTAGTCCATGAGAG GTACTGCTTCACGATACCAAAAGGCTATCCATTGGCTTCAGCAGCTCCTTTGCTTTGTGCTGGAGTTACTGTTTATTCTCCAATGGTGCGCCACAAGATGAATCAACCTGGAAAATCTCTAGGGGTGATTGGTCTTGGTGGCCTTGGTCATATGGCAGTGAAATTTGGAAAGGCATTTGGTTTGAGTGTAACAATTTTTAGCACTAGTATATCCAAGAAAGAAGAGGCACTGAGCCTGCTTGGTGCAGACAAATTTGTTCTTTCATCTAATCAAGAGGAAATGAGG GCGTTGGCAAAATCGTTGGACTTTATAATCGACACAGCATCTGGTGATCACCCATTTGATCCTTACATGTCACTTTTGAAGCCATATGGTGTTTTTGTCCTAGTTGGTTTCCCTAGTGAAGTCAAATTCAGCCCTGCAAGTCTTAATATAG GATCGAAGACGGTTGCCGGAAGCATTACAGGTGGTACAAAAGATACACAAGAGATGATTGACTTCTGTGCTGCAAACGATATTCACCCAAGTATAGAGGTGATTCCGATTGAGTATGCCAATGAAGCTCTTGAGAGGCTCATAAATAGAGACGTCAAATACCGGTTTGTAATAGATATTGAGAACTCcctaaaagaaaattaa
- the LOC137832738 gene encoding probable cinnamyl alcohol dehydrogenase 1 isoform X2, which translates to MSSKGGDEQCLGWAARDASGVLSPYKFSRRNLGTEDVHIKITHCGVCYADVVWTRNKHGDSKYPVVPGHEIAGIVTKVGTNVHSFKVGDHVGVGTYVNSCRDCEYCNEKQEVLCSKGSVFTFNGVDFDGTITKGGYSSYIVVHERYCFTIPKGYPLASAAPLLCAGVTVYSPMVRHKMNQPGKSLGVIGLGGLGHMAVKFGKAFGLSVTIFSTSISKKEEALSLLGADKFVLSSNQEEMRALAKSLDFIIDTASGDHPFDPYMSLLKPYGVFVLVGFPSEVKFSPASLNIGSKTVAGSITGGTKDTQEMIDFCAANDIHPSIEVIPIEYANEALERLINRDVKYRFVIDIENSLKEN; encoded by the exons ATGAGTTCCAAAGGTGGTGATGAACAGTGCCTGGGATGGGCAGCAAGAGATGCATCCGGAGTTCTATCACCTTACAAATTCAGTCGCAG GAATCTTGGGACTGAAGATGTTCATATTAAGATTACACACTGTGGTGTTTGCTACGCTGATGTAGTTTGGACAAGGAATAAACACGGCGACTCAAAGTATCCTGTTGTGCCTGG TCATGAGATTGCAGGGATTGTGACAAAGGTTGGCACTAATGTCCACAGTTTCAAGGTTGGTGACCATGTTGGAGTGGGGACTTATGTCAACTCGTGTAGGGATTGTGAGTATTGTAACGAAAAACAAGAAGTTCTTTGTAGCAAGGGATCAGTTTTCACTTTTAATGGTGTTGATTTTGATGGTACAATAACAAAAGGAGGATACTCAAGTTACATAGTAGTCCATGAGAG GTACTGCTTCACGATACCAAAAGGCTATCCATTGGCTTCAGCAGCTCCTTTGCTTTGTGCTGGAGTTACTGTTTATTCTCCAATGGTGCGCCACAAGATGAATCAACCTGGAAAATCTCTAGGGGTGATTGGTCTTGGTGGCCTTGGTCATATGGCAGTGAAATTTGGAAAGGCATTTGGTTTGAGTGTAACAATTTTTAGCACTAGTATATCCAAGAAAGAAGAGGCACTGAGCCTGCTTGGTGCAGACAAATTTGTTCTTTCATCTAATCAAGAGGAAATGAGG GCGTTGGCAAAATCGTTGGACTTTATAATCGACACAGCATCTGGTGATCACCCATTTGATCCTTACATGTCACTTTTGAAGCCATATGGTGTTTTTGTCCTAGTTGGTTTCCCTAGTGAAGTCAAATTCAGCCCTGCAAGTCTTAATATAG GATCGAAGACGGTTGCCGGAAGCATTACAGGTGGTACAAAAGATACACAAGAGATGATTGACTTCTGTGCTGCAAACGATATTCACCCAAGTATAGAGGTGATTCCGATTGAGTATGCCAATGAAGCTCTTGAGAGGCTCATAAATAGAGACGTCAAATACCGGTTTGTAATAGATATTGAGAACTCcctaaaagaaaattaa